The Polypterus senegalus isolate Bchr_013 unplaced genomic scaffold, ASM1683550v1 scaffold_3150, whole genome shotgun sequence genome segment CATGTGGCTGCAATCCTGTGCATAAAATCCTGATGCAAGTTTCAGTTAATGTTTACAACAAACACCAAAACGTGATCTCATTGATGATGACCATGGCTTGATTGCTGGTGCCAGAGAGGTGCTTTAGTGTACTTCTTTAACTGCAAATTCCCCTGGATTTTTATGCACAACAGAATGgttcaagaaacaaaaaagcaaaaataaaaaatccagcaAGCTTCCGTACCTTGTTGataagagaggtcagaggagcTTTGCCAGTCTGGTTCAAGCTAAGATAAAGGTTACAGTATCTGAGATTGTCTCTTTGTACaagtgtggtgagcagaaaagcatcttagaacgcacaacacatcaaaccttgaggcagatgagCTATAAAAGCAGACAACCACATCGAGTCCAATTCCTGTCTGCCAAGAAAAGAAAGATGAGGCTGCACCAGGCACAGACTCAACCAAATGTGGACGtcaaagactggaaaaatgttgtctggtctgatgaatctccaTTCTGAGGCACATATATAGCAGGGTACACATTTAGCATATACAGCATGAATCTGTGCACCTATTGTGTCAACAGTCCTggttggtggtggtgtaatggtgtggggaatgttttcttgataCATTTTGAACCCATTAATAgcaatcaatcatcacttgaatgtcACAGCctgtttgagtattgttgctgaccatatgGATCCCTTCATGGCCTACAATTCACCCATCTTCTAATGCAGAAATTAAGTTTCTGAATGAGCAAGTGAGTGCAGCAGACTGACACTCAGTCCACAGTTGGGTTTCTTCTGTGTGCCCAAAGCTCACATTTTTGTTGGAGATTTTATGATGGAATAAAAAGATCCAGTGAACAAatgaatatttacagttttttcttttattttcagattcaccACAAAGGGTTCAGAGATAATGCTGCCAGTGTAATTTTTAGCTCTTGTGTGTGGAGTTTGGACTCGTGTTCATGTTgagtatgtatgcatgtgtgtgtgtgtgtgggagtgtgtgacTGCATCGTGAAGGTGCACTGCCATATAGTCCAAGCTGGCTTTCTGTTTTGCATCTGATGCTTCTGCTATGGGATCAGGAACCataaaagaaatgattaaattctGAAGAAGGGCAGAGGTAAAAACTTAATGTATATTTCTCTTTTGGATAACTCAATGGCcaacaacaaatgaaaaagaagtttcaaaagatttgaaaacaaattatacagtCAATTGAATATAAACAAATTGTTTATGGCAGCCTGGTGTGCAGTTAATACAGGGGAGGGAGGAGATGTTTAAATGACGTAGAGGATGATTTGACAGAGTTAGCGTGGTTTGAAAGATAAAGTGTAATCAGAAGGGTCAAGGTCCTGCAGAAAGGAGAGTAGCAATATGGCATACCAGTACAGTacagaaactaaaaataaaaacctgttcaCAAACCAACTGTACAGTTATTTTAAGCGGGTTTATTTATAGTCAAATACACATTCAATTTCTCACATTcatattatacatatttttacctttttcaaATAAGCTCACAGAACCAAGGctgttgtaataaaatgcctCTTAAAATATGCAAACGACcaacattaaaaatgaatcatttgatttgttttacaTTGTTCATGTTCAATGTTGAAATCATATCAGAAATTAAAGTTATAAATAAGCTAAAATTTAGTACATAGAATAAATCAGTAGGAAGAAGTACATAAAAAAGTTTGAACTAACACACTTCAAGTACATTTAGGTTTCACCTTAACTGAAAGTGTCTCATCATTGCACTTCATGTGTCTGGCGTACACAAAGCATTTTAGCATCTTTTTATTCAGACAGTGAACATGTGCATTTGAAAGTAGTGCATAAATGTTAAATAACGGAATACACAGATTTAGTATATTCAAAAGTAAATGCTAAAAAACTTGAAAAGTTCATGCAGTTGTGTATGGCTAACAGTACAAAAATAATCAGTATAAAGAAGTGCACCTTATGAGAGGTACAGTTACTATGCAGGGTCAAACCCATTAACAGTAAAACTGAGAACACATTTTAGTGAATTACTTACAgtgcatataaataaacatacagcTTAACACTTCAAACCAACATATAGTGCAGAGGAGAAATTTCATAAATAATCCacatattgattaaaaaaataaaaatttataacacttttacacaggaaaaaaaaaggcttaaATCTATGAACAGTACTGGAGATTCTTCTGCATTCAATTTTCACATTAAAGCACGGCGGTGCTTTCTTTGTAGGATTACGATTATTAAAATATCTACAAGTACATACATGGAGAAATCCTTTCCAAGCTACATACATTGCAAAGATAAGAGAACAACACATAACATTAGGTAAGGGCAGAGAAATTGCCCAAAACGTGTGctttactttaaaaacacatttcatgaaTAGTTACATACATGTGAATACAAAAAGAAATTTGCTTAAATATTCTCTGCATGACAAAAGTAATTTCAAttcatacatttttgtttctcGGTTAacccaacaataaaaataatatatataaataattaaataggttACTTGCCCCAGCGGAAATTGTATCAGTAAGCAAATATAAACAGCGTCATTGAAAAACTGACATATttcaaaaggttttgtttttaaacacttGATCTTTTTTCAGAAATAATGCAAAACAAGATCTTGGCAATGATGTGATTAGTAACTTCACAAGAAGTCGCACGGGTCAACTCCACCCCACCTGTGTTTCTGTCATAAAGTAACTGCAGTGTTTTTGGAGAAATATCTTTTCTAAAATGGTTTGAGCTTTACATCTTTTATATGAAtgtatcaaagaaaaaaatgttaaaggagGACAAGTCGACTGTTTACTTACTGGAGCACAATCTGGCACATGGGCTGTCcatcccaaacttttttttttttttgcagggtgAGTGCCAGTATTCATTCCTGTTGGAGATTCAGCAGCCTGTAACCCAAAACAGTCTGTGCTAATCCCAAACCTCCCCTCATCATTAAGTGCGCACATCGAGGTCTTTTAAGGTGTGACATTTTAGAGGGAGATCAAAACGAGATCTTCtgtatgttttgtaaaaaaaaaaaaaaatctaggtttgctttctttttatgaGATTCAACATTTTTAAGTCCCTTTCTAGTGACCATGTACATTTCCTTCAAGTGCATCACAAGCATACATTCACTGCATCATGGCCACTGGACCAAGTGTGATCAGCAATCTTAAAATGTGAGTGCAGTTTTCTATGCCGCAGTTCTgagaagttgtttttaaaaaaaaaaaaacctttcataaAATAATACCAACCTATTAAAATACCAAATAACTTAATGAATTGaaaacacacatgcaaaatagttaactttttaaaactgtaaaagcGGTAATGCCTTACCAACTCAAATTGCATAAACGAAGATCCTCTCCTGGAAGTGTTTTTTCCTCAGACACATATACAGCAAAGAGTCAGTCAGAAAGAGTTTTGCTGTTTGTGGCTTACTTCTGACTGCTTACTTGGAGAGACCAGTTCACTCTGACCATCTCACAAAAATGAGGCAGTACATTATAAAGTGGGCTCCAGATGCTGCTCCAGTAATCTTACCACATCTGGAAAGCCTGAAACTCTGGCCAAATCTAGAGCAGATTTACCTCCAGCAGCCCTGTGCCTCAGATCAGATCGGGGAGCAAGGAAGTGGATCACATCGGTATGCCCTTCTTGAATTGCTAAATGTATAGGAAGTGCCCCAGTGTTGTCTGGCAGGTTCACAGAGGCACCGTGTTCAACCAATACCTTGAGAGTGTCCAAAAAGCCGGTTCTTGCTGCATCATGTGCTGGGGTGATGCCCAAACTGTCCTGAACGTTGGGTGTAGCCCCATGTGTCAGAAGCTCCAAGGCCACACTGGAACTGCCAAACATCATCACCTGCACtcaaaaaaagtagaaaatgcaAATGTGAGAGGCATCAAGCAGCTGCCTGTACGCAGCAAGCTAATCGACATAGCAGCATCCATCAAATTCTAAAACACGGTAAGCCAGCAAAGCATCTGCTTACTTTGAGGTGGAGTCCCTAATCAGCAGAGACCCCTGGTGTTCTGAAGCTGCATTGGTGGCCTCAGTGGGACAAGTTCAACTTGCTTTCTTTGCAAAGTCTAACGCCAATAATGCACGATCACTAGGACCCCACAACCCAGCTTTTTAAATTAGAAGTCATCTGCATAACTAGAATAtgccaaaacaaataacatgccagacataaataaatacaatattcaatatctatttttcattaaattaaacacCTATAATGACCCTGTAATACCAAACAGGAAAATTAGTTTACAGTATGATTGTTCAGAATAATGTAGCACAATTTCAAGTTAGTACAAAGACACCCGATGCGATCAGAACACAAGTAACACAACACAAGTTACACACAAGTAGTCGACTAAAACATGCCcccattctgtttattttattatttttcatgctcCGCCATATTTAAGTAGTTGTTGTTACAATGCACTGTCAGTTGCTACAAAGTGAGTCTCTGGAAATCACATAATTAACGCCATCGACGCAATGATTTAAAAAGTGATCTTTTATTAGAGTTTGCAGATATCTCCAAAAAAACAATCTTTCATGAATGTGTGTGTATTCCAAGTGATTTGGTATTTCCAGTTCCTGACTTCATTAGTGTTGTGGTAGTGATGACCAATAAGACAGATCTCTGGTGCCAACTTTGACTTTGGTTAACATTTCCACTCCCCATCATCCCTTGTTCAAGGCTTAACAAATGTTATGTTTGAGCCGGGGCTCCTCTCCTGACTGGCGATCAAATTCCTTTTTAGGTCCTTTTTGCTCGTTATTGAttcatttgtttgtgttaatattgttatttatgttaattacttGCATAattctgtgttttgtatttgttttgtgctGTAATTTCTGTGTGTCTATGCTTGCTCTATTATGTCCCATGTATTTGTGGGTGATTCCCCAAGACACAGGGACACTTGTCCATCTCcgtcaagggactgccctcaaccCAATAAAGGCTGAGGAAACAAGCAGCCCCTTGATGGAAcatcaaaaacaatttaaaatttctgctttcttttttaaaataaacaaaggagaCTGTGTTTTACATCTGTGTGAATCATGCCCCtaatttctctgctgttctttttccagttactACCCCATCAAAGCATCGTGTTGTCCCTAAATTGACGGATTAAATGTCATCATCATGTTCTTCCATGTgtaccctgaataccatgaggactgattgaggtcattgatgttaggtagaatgcctagagggggctgggtggtctcttggcctcggaacccctgcagattttgttttgttttttttccccagccgtctggagtttttttttttgttttttctgtcctccctggccatcggactttacttttattctatgttaattagtattgcctaattttattttttatactttgtctattttctctttcttcatcctgtaaagcaatttaggctacatcatttgtatgaaaatgtgctatagaaatacatattgttgttgttgttgccattcatacatacagtagtagtatttttactttctcacacAACTGTTATTTAGACAGCAAGTCTACAGCCATCTTTCACAGTTTCtcttttttccacaacagcacAGAAAACTTAGCATCCGTACATCTCATTATCTTACCAAATTGCCTGAGTGGGGATTAgtagtctttttaaatatttgaacatatgagaattttttttataaaacattttactatttttttttttttaaatcaaacaacattccatacaagcaagtcaggtTTAACAAAATTAGGTTTGAAACCAAGTATATATGAGAATTAATTACAAAGGGGATGACTGTATAAGAGCCATCATATGTAAACTATTGACCCTTGGATCAAGTGAACTAAGGAATCATAAAGAATACGGACAGCTGTGTGAAATATTATCTGTGCACAGCTGACTATATATAAATGGCATTCTTTACTATTATACCATTAACtactgcatatatacatatacttactgtattattcAATGCAATACCTTCATACTTCTCTAAACTATACTATGTTCTGCTTTGCTAACATGTCCAAAAATACTGCACATTTATCTTCACACAGCACCACAAAGCATAGCTGGAAAGGCAGATGTTCTACTGGGTTTCCTTCAGTATTTTTGCTGGAGATGTTGCCTATTTTACCttacaaaaagtgcaaaaaagtaATGTGATGGTCTGTTTATGGACAACCTAACAGCTCATGCTCTTCTATGCAGCATTAACCTCCTGCACACATCCAAAGTAAGAGCAACTGGGCAAGACCTTAAGgttttttgcttaaaaatgttATCACTTGCAAAATACTGTATCTGTTGTAAAAAGAAGCTTCTAAACTAATACTTTGTTGCCATCTACATTACTGTTATCTGAAAAAGCTTACCATATTTACTTAGCATATGCAAACAGCTTACAGGtatttaaacaatatatatttattttttctctacacCCACTGTCAAACTGCCTTAATAGAACCTCATCTGACAATTAGGAGCTCATGGCAGGTAACAACAATGGACAGTCCACCATTCTACTTCAACCCCTCACGCAAACACACTTAAACAGGATCAAGCTGGCACAGTAAAAGTAGTCTGCCTGTATTCTCCCTCGTCCCAAACTCACCATCCCAAAAATGATCTTTAAAACCAAATCTGGCTCTGCCCATGAACTAGAAAGGAGGATCAGAGTGGCCGAGTGGAAGATGACATAGTGTCCGATGTTAGCTGccagaaaatgagaaaatgataCATACACTTTTTAGCCTATACtgccaaaacaaataaaagtgagACCTGGCTGGATCCTCAAAACCT includes the following:
- the LOC120519225 gene encoding cyclin-dependent kinase 4 inhibitor D-like, translated to MVLGERDAATRLTTAAARGDVKEVRRLLQESCVHPDMRNEFGRTALQVMMFGSSSVALELLTHGATPNVQDSLGITPAHDAARTGFLDTLKVLVEHGASVNLPDNTGALPIHLAIQEGHTDVIHFLAPRSDLRHRAAGGKSALDLARVSGFPDVVRLLEQHLEPTL